From the Carya illinoinensis cultivar Pawnee chromosome 4, C.illinoinensisPawnee_v1, whole genome shotgun sequence genome, one window contains:
- the LOC122306844 gene encoding septum-promoting GTP-binding protein 1-like — MSQPCSKVVNLSLRKRIQCRMLILRRWFQRVLDRLLICSLQGKPIRYRMLPHATLTSPPPGCNPVGDFTPEQHVTPAPPVCHKRDVDSSSDLVALKISLLGDSQIGKTSFLVKYVGNEKEQEALQKKELNLMDKTLLVGGARISYSIWEVGGGNKSWDHVPAACKDSVAILFMFDLTSRCTLNGVLRWHQEAIKWNQTAIPVLIGTKFDDFIQLPIDLQWTISSEARTLAKALNATLFFSSATYNINVNKVFKFVTAKLFDLPWTVERNLTMGEPMIDF; from the exons ATGTCTCAGCCTTGTTCCAAAGTTGTCAATCTCAGCCTCAGGAAGAGAATTCAATGTCGCATGTTGATCCTCCGGCGATGGTTCCAGCGAGTTTTGGACCGTCTTCTCATCTGCTCCCTGCAGGGGAAACCAATCCGGTACCGCATGTTACCCCATGCCACCTTGACGTCTCCGCCGCCGGGCTGCAACCCGGTGGGAGATTTCACGCCGGAGCAGCACGTGACGCCGGCGCCGCCGGTGTGCCATAAACGCGACGTGGACAGTTCTTCGGATTTGGTTGCCTTGAAGATCAGTCTCTTGGGTGACAGCCAAATTGGAAAGACTAGTTTTCTG GTGAAGTATGTAGGGAATGAGAAAGAACAGGAAGCTTTGCagaagaaagaattaaatttgATGGATAAAACATTATTGGTTGGAGGTGCACGTATTTCCTATTCTATTTGGGAGGTTGGAG GTGGTAACAAATCTTGGGATCACGTTCCTGCTGCTTGCAAGGACTCTGTTGCAATTTTGTTCATGTTTGATCTGACAAGTCGATGTACGCTAAATGG AGTCCTAAGATGGCATCAAGAAGCAATAAAATGGAATCAA ACGGCAATTCCTGTTTTGATTGGAACAAAGTTCGATGACTTTATCCAGCTTCCCATAGATTTGCAATGGACAATCTCAAGTGAG GCAAGAACATTAGCAAAGGCCCTTAATGCGACCCTCTTCTTTTCAAGTGCAACCTACAACATCAATGTCAATAAGGTCTTCAAATTCGTCACTGCAAAGCTCTTTGACCTTCCATGGACAGTGGAGCGTAATCTAACTATGGGAGAGCCCATGATTGATTTTTAG